The following proteins come from a genomic window of Edaphobacter sp. 4G125:
- a CDS encoding response regulator, translating to MDMLLVLGLISLTAFTVVLLLAFLRARRSTRELAVQLMEAREQQYQDKKQLSERSQLDRLKDEFISTVSHELRTPLTSIRGALGLLVSGTMGEMDPRALNLLRIATTNTDRLIRLINDILDLERMESGRAPLQIRRCSLHDLCQQAIETMTPMAENHTVHLELVPYVSGQTGSTNSLFFDGDPDRILQVLTNLLSNAIKFSPPASTVRVHIDATSDSILVKVVDEGRGIPTDKLDSIFDRFEQVEHADAKQRGGTGLGLSICRSIVQQHSGSIWAQRNPIKGTTLFVMLPRTARASDLPLPETTPLGASSQQEILLCDDDPGVRTVVAENLMRRGYTVIEASSGEEVLRLASKQSFGAILLDLYMPGLSGWETLQRLRNNPVTAAIPVVVLSVLSSDLRSQLAGEAQGWVQKPFNENHLFAELSRVLHHGEGSAHILLVEDDEDLASVLIANFRDASVQVEHVQNRQMAIRHCLNRRPDLLILDLTLPDGDGFSLVEWLRQQPQLQSIPLVVYSGRELSDIERTKLRLGPTEFLTKAKIQPQEVEGLVLSMLHQVRNRFTNLLSREPAA from the coding sequence ATGGATATGCTCCTGGTTCTAGGGCTCATCTCTCTGACAGCTTTCACTGTGGTTTTACTACTTGCCTTTCTTCGCGCTCGCCGTTCGACGCGCGAATTGGCCGTCCAACTAATGGAGGCACGCGAGCAGCAATACCAAGACAAGAAACAGCTTTCGGAACGCTCCCAGCTCGATCGTCTGAAAGATGAATTCATCTCGACTGTCTCTCATGAGTTGAGAACCCCCCTTACCAGCATCCGGGGAGCGCTTGGCCTACTGGTTTCCGGAACGATGGGAGAGATGGATCCACGAGCACTTAATCTTCTTCGGATTGCGACTACAAACACTGACCGGCTGATCCGGCTGATTAATGACATCCTCGACCTGGAGCGGATGGAATCTGGAAGAGCTCCTCTTCAGATTCGGCGCTGCTCACTCCATGATCTCTGCCAGCAAGCCATTGAGACCATGACGCCCATGGCAGAAAATCACACAGTACATCTTGAACTCGTCCCCTATGTTTCAGGGCAGACGGGCTCCACCAACTCTCTCTTCTTCGATGGTGATCCAGACCGCATCCTTCAGGTGCTGACTAACCTGTTATCGAACGCCATTAAATTTTCTCCACCAGCATCGACGGTACGCGTCCATATCGATGCGACCTCCGATTCCATCCTGGTAAAGGTTGTGGACGAAGGTCGCGGAATACCCACCGATAAGCTCGATTCCATCTTCGATCGTTTTGAACAGGTGGAACATGCCGATGCAAAGCAGCGTGGAGGAACAGGGCTAGGGCTCTCCATCTGCCGGAGCATCGTTCAGCAGCACAGCGGTTCTATATGGGCCCAACGAAATCCGATCAAAGGTACAACGCTTTTCGTCATGCTACCCCGGACTGCACGGGCCAGCGACCTTCCTCTTCCAGAAACGACTCCTCTCGGCGCCAGTTCACAGCAAGAGATTCTTCTCTGCGACGACGACCCTGGCGTGCGCACCGTCGTGGCAGAAAATCTCATGCGCCGGGGATATACGGTGATAGAGGCAAGCAGCGGAGAAGAGGTACTCCGGCTGGCGTCGAAACAATCCTTTGGAGCTATCCTGCTTGACCTCTATATGCCTGGACTCAGCGGGTGGGAAACTCTGCAGCGACTTCGTAACAATCCTGTAACCGCTGCAATTCCGGTGGTCGTACTCAGCGTACTCTCTTCCGATCTCCGGTCTCAGCTTGCAGGAGAGGCTCAGGGATGGGTCCAAAAACCATTTAATGAGAATCATCTCTTCGCAGAGCTGAGCAGGGTTCTGCATCATGGAGAAGGATCCGCGCATATCCTTCTTGTGGAAGATGACGAAGACCTCGCCAGCGTACTGATTGCTAATTTTCGCGATGCGTCTGTACAAGTGGAACACGTGCAGAACCGACAGATGGCCATCCGCCATTGCCTCAATCGCCGACCCGACCTGCTCATTCTCGATCTGACCCTACCTGATGGGGATGGATTCTCCCTCGTAGAATGGCTTCGGCAGCAACCTCAGCTTCAGAGCATCCCCTTGGTCGTCTACTCCGGCCGCGAACTCTCGGACATCGAGAGAACGAAGCTGCGGCTTGGCCCTACAGAGTTTCTCACAAAGGCCAAAATACAACCGCAGGAAGTCGAGGGGCTGGTACTCTCGATGCTCCATCAGGTTCGCAACCGATTCACGAATCTGCTTTCGCGAGAACCCGCCGCCTAG
- a CDS encoding 1,9-bis(guanidino)-5-aza-nonane synthase — MSTKKELLAQPIQHIDIKQHNVVALVDAMQSMAFSSRDTARAASIYEMMLRDTECGVILCLAGSLISAGLQKVIIDLVRNNMVDAIVSTGANIVDQDFFEALGFYHYIAGDEYKYGERDNVLRELMIDRIYDTFIDEEELRICDETTHQITNSLEPRPHSSREFIREMGAYLAKNGKTPQNGGKDSIVLAAYEKNVPIFCPAFSDCSAGFGLVAHLHDRQGKPSVSIDSGKDFYELTQLKIANPTTGLLMIGGGVPKNFAQDIVVAADILGVEASMHKYAIQITVADARDGALSGSTLKEASSWGKVDTTYEQMVYSEATLALPLIAGYAFHKNAQGSRQGKKWATILDQVTVGI, encoded by the coding sequence ATGTCCACGAAAAAAGAACTCCTCGCCCAGCCCATTCAGCACATCGATATCAAGCAACACAACGTCGTGGCTCTGGTCGATGCCATGCAGTCAATGGCCTTCAGCTCGCGCGACACCGCCCGCGCCGCTTCGATCTACGAGATGATGCTCCGCGACACCGAATGCGGAGTGATCCTTTGCCTCGCCGGATCGCTGATCTCGGCAGGTTTGCAGAAGGTCATCATCGACCTCGTCCGCAACAATATGGTGGATGCCATCGTCTCAACCGGCGCCAATATCGTCGACCAGGACTTCTTCGAGGCTCTCGGCTTCTATCACTACATTGCCGGTGACGAGTACAAGTACGGCGAGCGCGACAATGTTCTGCGAGAGTTGATGATCGATCGCATCTACGACACCTTCATCGACGAAGAAGAGCTACGCATCTGCGACGAGACGACCCACCAGATCACCAATTCGCTGGAACCCCGCCCCCACAGCTCACGTGAATTCATCCGCGAGATGGGAGCCTACCTCGCCAAGAACGGCAAGACCCCGCAGAACGGTGGCAAGGATTCCATCGTGCTCGCCGCCTACGAGAAAAATGTGCCGATCTTCTGTCCGGCCTTCTCAGACTGCTCCGCCGGGTTCGGCCTAGTCGCCCACCTGCACGACCGTCAGGGCAAGCCCTCTGTCTCGATCGATTCGGGCAAAGACTTCTATGAGTTGACGCAGCTCAAAATCGCCAACCCAACCACCGGCCTATTGATGATCGGCGGTGGTGTGCCGAAGAACTTCGCCCAGGATATTGTCGTTGCCGCTGACATCCTCGGCGTAGAGGCCTCGATGCACAAGTATGCGATCCAGATCACCGTGGCCGACGCCCGCGACGGTGCGCTCTCCGGCTCGACTTTAAAGGAAGCTTCTAGCTGGGGCAAGGTCGATACGACCTATGAGCAGATGGTGTACTCGGAAGCCACCCTGGCGCTCCCCTTGATCGCCGGATACGCCTTCCACAAAAACGCTCAGGGTTCCCGCCAGGGGAAGAAATGGGCAACCATCCTGGATCAGGTCACCGTTGGAATTTAG
- the pncB gene encoding nicotinate phosphoribosyltransferase, translating to MNVNLAERAHNHNWKLDPIVRSLLDTDFYKLLMLQFIWKNFPRVHVTSETTNRTTSVRLAEQISAEVLIEQMEHVRQLRFRKSELIWLAGNTFYGTRTIFEPAFLDWLEKDFRLSDYEVLEHDGQLVLRFSGLWTEVTMWEIYGLALLSEMKTRAALSKLSELELDILYARAKTRLWDKIEKLRKVPGISISEFGTRRRHSFLWQEYVVLAMRAGIGESLSGTSNTYLAYKHDMEAMGTNAHELPMALAAISNSDEELHQSQYRVLELWQQSYGGELLILLPDTFGTTQFLQGAPDWVADWTGQRCDSKDPFVAGDEYIAWLMSRGRDARRKRLIASDGLDVDEIIALQTYFKDRIRFSAGWGTLLTNDFRGCHPRGEHDFEPISLVCKLISVEGRPAVKLSDNAHKATGPVDEVERYRRIFGTMAIEGAEVVV from the coding sequence ATGAACGTCAACCTGGCTGAGAGGGCCCACAACCACAATTGGAAGCTCGATCCGATCGTCCGTTCGCTACTTGATACGGACTTTTACAAGTTGCTGATGCTGCAGTTCATCTGGAAGAACTTCCCACGGGTGCACGTTACCTCGGAGACCACCAATCGAACGACTTCTGTACGCCTGGCTGAACAGATCTCTGCGGAGGTGTTGATCGAACAGATGGAGCATGTGCGCCAACTTCGCTTCCGCAAGAGCGAGCTTATTTGGCTGGCCGGGAACACATTCTATGGCACACGCACTATCTTCGAGCCTGCGTTCCTCGACTGGCTGGAGAAAGATTTTCGCCTCTCGGACTACGAGGTCCTAGAGCACGATGGTCAGCTGGTTCTTCGTTTCTCTGGCCTCTGGACTGAGGTGACCATGTGGGAGATCTACGGTCTTGCTCTTTTGAGCGAGATGAAGACGCGGGCTGCTCTAAGCAAGCTCAGTGAGCTGGAGTTGGACATCCTCTATGCTCGTGCCAAAACACGGCTCTGGGACAAGATCGAAAAGTTGCGAAAAGTGCCTGGGATTAGCATCTCCGAGTTTGGGACCCGGCGTCGCCACTCCTTCCTTTGGCAGGAATATGTTGTCCTGGCGATGCGGGCAGGGATTGGCGAAAGTCTTTCTGGAACCTCCAATACTTACCTTGCGTACAAACACGATATGGAAGCGATGGGAACCAACGCACATGAGCTCCCCATGGCCCTGGCGGCGATCTCGAATTCTGACGAAGAGCTGCATCAGTCGCAGTACCGTGTACTGGAACTCTGGCAACAAAGCTACGGTGGCGAGCTGCTCATTCTGCTCCCCGATACCTTTGGTACCACACAGTTTTTGCAGGGAGCACCCGATTGGGTTGCCGACTGGACGGGGCAGCGCTGCGACTCCAAAGATCCTTTTGTCGCCGGTGATGAGTACATTGCATGGTTGATGAGCCGTGGTCGTGACGCTCGCCGTAAGCGTTTGATTGCCTCCGACGGTCTGGACGTCGACGAGATCATTGCGCTCCAGACGTATTTCAAAGATCGCATCCGTTTCAGTGCAGGGTGGGGGACCCTGCTAACGAACGACTTCCGAGGCTGCCATCCGCGTGGCGAACATGACTTTGAACCAATCAGTTTGGTCTGCAAACTTATATCTGTTGAAGGGAGACCCGCCGTAAAGCTCAGCGACAACGCCCACAAGGCGACCGGCCCTGTCGATGAGGTCGAACGTTATCGCCGTATCTTTGGGACGATGGCTATCGAGGGTGCGGAAGTCGTCGTGTAA
- a CDS encoding CPBP family intramembrane glutamic endopeptidase: protein MRQSSLSRWYGFARVLLFFAACAVLLIVASSYMPKRPAFAPQIALGIVTSIATWFLTWIFCRWDGIRLKDVGATFRIQSLSRLLFGATLGIALVAVQAFFIALIAHARWTRVPHTNAWTAIVPLFAYLSLACREELAFRGYPLRRMESFFGSLAAQLIVAIVFALEHVGGGYTWGNAFLGVFVGSLLFGMAALATRGLAVPIGLHVMWNFGQWVLGEKESLGLWKVLIDDRFQARAQVVGMVTYLLGAGIVILAFWWQYQKSRASKPLP from the coding sequence ATGAGACAATCCTCTCTTTCGCGCTGGTATGGTTTTGCGCGTGTGCTCCTTTTCTTTGCCGCCTGTGCGGTTCTGCTCATTGTTGCTTCTTCATACATGCCGAAACGGCCGGCCTTTGCGCCACAGATCGCTCTGGGGATCGTTACAAGCATCGCAACGTGGTTCCTTACGTGGATCTTTTGCCGTTGGGATGGCATACGGCTCAAGGATGTTGGCGCGACCTTTCGGATTCAAAGCCTCTCCCGTCTTCTGTTCGGAGCAACACTGGGGATTGCCCTCGTAGCGGTTCAGGCATTCTTTATTGCACTGATAGCTCACGCTCGTTGGACGCGAGTTCCCCATACGAACGCGTGGACCGCAATTGTTCCGTTGTTCGCATATCTGTCGCTTGCCTGTCGAGAAGAGCTGGCCTTTCGTGGATATCCGTTACGACGCATGGAGAGCTTCTTTGGGTCTCTTGCAGCGCAGCTAATTGTAGCTATTGTCTTTGCCTTGGAACATGTGGGCGGTGGTTATACATGGGGGAACGCCTTCCTTGGTGTCTTTGTAGGATCGCTGCTCTTTGGCATGGCAGCGCTTGCAACCCGAGGACTTGCCGTTCCGATTGGGCTTCATGTGATGTGGAACTTCGGGCAATGGGTCCTCGGCGAGAAAGAGTCGTTGGGGTTATGGAAGGTATTGATCGATGACAGGTTTCAGGCCCGTGCCCAGGTGGTGGGAATGGTGACCTATCTCCTGGGAGCCGGTATTGTCATCCTCGCCTTCTGGTGGCAATACCAGAAAAGCCGCGCATCGAAGCCGCTACCATAG
- a CDS encoding S1/P1 nuclease — translation MPKFARVIRFVMASALVPWMSVQPSFAWGGDGHRMINRLAATYLPKDVPAFLRNGNALDTMEYLGPEPDRWRNRAEQELGDAQAPEHFIDFEQADLIGTLPKKRYDYVRALMQAQAAHPEIQMTPEKVGLQPYVTEEVWQRLKVGMREYRKLLAAGEDTKPAETSILYYAAWLGHYVADGAQPLHVTIQYNGWTGPNPNGYTTAHKIHSLFESIYVTANVRSTDVAPLVAASQPKLLNDEWTDYMSYLRHSATLVEKTYQLEKAGGFVGTGTPEAKTFTEERLAAGAIELRDMIYTAWVRSADPVEEFHGAN, via the coding sequence ATGCCTAAGTTTGCCCGTGTGATTCGTTTTGTGATGGCCTCTGCCCTGGTGCCGTGGATGTCGGTTCAACCTTCGTTCGCCTGGGGTGGCGATGGTCATCGTATGATCAACCGGCTGGCGGCAACCTATCTCCCCAAAGATGTTCCCGCATTTCTGCGGAACGGCAATGCTCTCGACACGATGGAGTATCTTGGGCCCGAGCCCGACCGGTGGCGCAATCGCGCCGAACAAGAGTTAGGAGATGCCCAGGCTCCAGAACATTTTATTGATTTTGAGCAAGCTGACCTGATTGGTACCTTGCCGAAAAAGCGCTATGACTACGTTCGCGCCCTGATGCAGGCACAGGCTGCGCATCCCGAGATTCAGATGACTCCCGAGAAGGTGGGTCTTCAGCCTTACGTGACCGAAGAGGTCTGGCAGCGACTCAAGGTTGGTATGCGTGAGTACCGCAAGCTGCTCGCGGCAGGAGAAGATACCAAGCCCGCGGAGACGTCGATTCTTTATTACGCGGCATGGCTCGGTCACTATGTCGCCGATGGAGCCCAGCCACTGCATGTCACGATCCAGTACAACGGTTGGACAGGACCCAATCCCAATGGCTATACGACGGCACACAAGATTCATTCGCTCTTCGAGTCCATCTATGTGACTGCCAACGTCAGGTCTACCGATGTTGCTCCTTTGGTTGCGGCCTCTCAGCCGAAGCTGCTGAACGACGAGTGGACAGACTACATGAGCTATCTACGCCACTCCGCGACCCTGGTCGAAAAGACCTATCAATTGGAGAAGGCCGGAGGTTTTGTTGGGACTGGAACCCCGGAGGCCAAGACTTTTACGGAAGAGCGGCTTGCGGCAGGTGCGATTGAACTTCGTGACATGATCTATACCGCTTGGGTTCGCAGCGCTGATCCGGTTGAAGAGTTCCATGGCGCGAATTAG
- a CDS encoding DUF2062 domain-containing protein, protein MDTPSLKEGNAPNISADPSENRSLLYRRIILPILALLRRGASPRRLAWSIAVGLLIGINPLLGTTTILCFAAAIALRLNIAASQLANHMVYPLQLLLLVPFLELGSYAFHTKPLPFSSKALLEAIRKDPIEFGRRIWRWEWHAFLVWATIAAVLVPLIALILTPVLRKLSTRLQRSKNNIEDDRFLQS, encoded by the coding sequence ATGGATACACCAAGCCTCAAAGAAGGTAACGCCCCAAACATCTCAGCCGATCCTTCCGAGAATCGCAGCTTGCTGTACCGGCGGATCATATTGCCGATTCTGGCATTGCTTCGCCGGGGAGCTTCGCCCAGGCGCCTAGCCTGGAGCATCGCCGTCGGGCTACTGATTGGGATCAATCCGCTCCTCGGCACAACCACAATCCTTTGCTTTGCGGCAGCCATCGCATTGCGACTCAATATTGCCGCCTCCCAACTGGCGAATCACATGGTCTATCCGCTACAACTTCTCCTGTTGGTCCCTTTTCTGGAGCTTGGCAGCTACGCCTTTCATACGAAGCCCCTTCCCTTCTCCTCAAAGGCTCTATTGGAGGCCATTCGGAAGGATCCCATCGAATTTGGCCGCAGGATCTGGCGCTGGGAGTGGCACGCCTTCCTGGTTTGGGCGACCATCGCTGCCGTTCTCGTACCGCTGATTGCGCTTATCCTTACGCCAGTGCTCAGGAAACTTTCGACCCGTCTGCAACGATCAAAAAACAATATCGAAGACGATCGCTTTTTACAGAGCTAA
- a CDS encoding lysophospholipid acyltransferase family protein, whose product MSFFRSVARSFQLAGYFVRFGTELVVRRPSTRQARAEWLHRFASTALCGLGIEVEISGKFPEQGAVISNHLSYLDIVVFAALHPCVFVSKAEVADYPVLGWMTNMAGTVYVARGHGGSALKARTGLESAFNAGLPVVFFPEGTTSNGSGLLKFHSGLLSQARAAGGEITPAHICYHLGEGNGSATVTEDVCYWGDDVILVPHIFRLLGLRGVRAEVRFAEEPIAFSVDADHRKRAAQEAWVAVGELARAVMGTEAVHHF is encoded by the coding sequence GTGAGTTTCTTTCGGTCGGTCGCCCGGAGCTTTCAGCTTGCTGGCTATTTCGTTCGTTTCGGGACAGAGCTCGTCGTCCGGCGTCCTTCAACTCGCCAGGCCCGGGCGGAATGGCTGCACCGGTTTGCATCCACAGCCTTGTGTGGTCTCGGCATCGAGGTCGAGATCTCAGGAAAGTTTCCGGAGCAGGGGGCCGTAATCTCCAATCACCTTAGTTACCTCGATATCGTTGTCTTTGCCGCATTGCATCCCTGCGTCTTTGTCTCGAAGGCAGAGGTTGCCGATTATCCGGTGCTGGGATGGATGACGAATATGGCGGGCACGGTTTATGTCGCGCGAGGACATGGTGGTTCAGCGCTTAAAGCACGAACCGGACTGGAGTCCGCCTTCAACGCAGGATTGCCGGTTGTCTTCTTCCCGGAGGGAACAACTTCTAATGGCAGCGGTCTCCTAAAGTTCCACAGTGGGCTTTTATCACAGGCTCGGGCAGCAGGAGGAGAGATTACTCCGGCCCATATCTGCTATCACCTTGGTGAAGGGAACGGCAGTGCCACCGTTACAGAGGATGTTTGTTACTGGGGAGACGATGTGATCCTTGTGCCACACATCTTCCGCCTTTTGGGCTTGCGCGGTGTTCGAGCAGAAGTTCGCTTTGCAGAGGAACCGATTGCATTTTCGGTTGATGCAGACCATCGTAAGCGGGCTGCACAAGAGGCATGGGTAGCCGTGGGTGAGCTGGCACGTGCAGTAATGGGTACTGAAGCGGTGCACCATTTTTGA
- a CDS encoding GNAT family N-acetyltransferase: MVSVKGSSEVILLPLVSTVFVAEPSSRREVRLEAGPYVARLAVTEEDRLAAYRLRFLVFNLEMNEGLESAYVDGYDKDRYDEVCDHLLVEERATGTIVGTYRLQMGDVAGRNFGYYSEQEFCFAPYERMRSQIVELGRACIHRDHRSPEVLNLLWRGIARYALANGGRYMMGCCSLNSLEPQMGHAVHASLQDFMVEPELLTRPTPAFAMPGPDGPVVIERAPKLLRAYLAIGAKICGEPAIDYEFRTIDFLTLLDLQTLHPRVAARFLERC; encoded by the coding sequence ATGGTTAGCGTTAAAGGGTCTTCCGAAGTCATTCTTCTTCCTTTGGTCTCTACAGTTTTCGTTGCAGAGCCCTCTTCTCGAAGAGAGGTTCGGCTCGAAGCAGGGCCTTATGTTGCGCGCCTCGCGGTTACAGAGGAAGACCGGTTAGCTGCTTATCGACTGCGTTTTCTCGTCTTCAACCTCGAGATGAACGAGGGACTTGAGTCAGCCTATGTCGACGGCTACGATAAGGACCGTTACGACGAGGTCTGTGACCATCTTCTCGTGGAAGAGAGGGCGACAGGCACAATCGTTGGAACCTATCGGTTGCAGATGGGAGATGTAGCGGGTCGCAACTTTGGTTACTACAGCGAGCAGGAGTTCTGCTTTGCTCCTTATGAGAGGATGCGGAGCCAGATTGTTGAATTGGGGCGTGCCTGCATTCATCGTGATCATCGCTCGCCAGAGGTGCTCAATCTGCTCTGGCGCGGGATCGCGCGTTATGCTCTGGCCAACGGCGGCCGCTATATGATGGGCTGCTGCTCGCTCAATTCTCTCGAACCGCAAATGGGACATGCTGTCCATGCTTCGCTCCAAGACTTTATGGTTGAGCCTGAGTTGCTGACACGGCCGACGCCGGCCTTCGCTATGCCCGGCCCTGACGGACCGGTGGTGATAGAGCGGGCACCGAAGCTGTTGCGGGCCTATCTCGCGATTGGAGCGAAGATTTGCGGAGAACCCGCGATCGACTATGAGTTCCGGACCATCGACTTTCTTACGCTGCTCGACCTGCAGACTCTGCATCCGCGAGTAGCGGCGCGATTCCTCGAGAGGTGCTGA
- a CDS encoding lysophospholipid acyltransferase family protein, with amino-acid sequence MLKLRWARSAWRILHVTGLLLVLGIDFFLRPARSAAEGAEKIHRYCRRLVRALGVEWSVKGRFPEYGALVSNHLSYLDILLYAAIRPFIMVAKAEVRGWPGIGWLTKQAGTVFVVRGGGPPSYPAVNHAMAEAYRSGVPVLFFPEGTTTNGSETLPFRRGLFHSVLNEGVALQTAALAYSVEEEEYSVANDVCWWGDALLFPHIVRLASMRRVQARVRFGAVVQEREDRFVLSAQAREQIVDMVAELSFATAVVVDGTQETKLVEAL; translated from the coding sequence GTGCTGAAGTTGCGCTGGGCTCGTTCTGCTTGGAGAATCCTGCATGTTACGGGACTCCTTCTGGTCTTGGGCATAGATTTCTTTCTGCGACCCGCTCGTTCTGCTGCCGAGGGTGCAGAAAAGATTCATCGTTACTGCCGCAGGCTCGTTCGTGCTCTCGGGGTGGAGTGGAGTGTGAAGGGCAGATTTCCTGAGTATGGAGCGTTGGTTTCGAACCATCTCAGCTATCTGGATATTCTTCTCTATGCTGCGATTCGGCCATTCATCATGGTGGCCAAGGCTGAGGTTCGCGGTTGGCCTGGAATCGGATGGCTGACGAAGCAGGCGGGAACGGTGTTTGTGGTGCGGGGTGGGGGGCCTCCTTCCTATCCTGCCGTGAATCATGCGATGGCTGAAGCGTATCGCAGTGGAGTTCCGGTGCTGTTCTTTCCTGAGGGGACGACGACGAATGGGTCAGAGACTCTACCGTTTCGGCGCGGACTTTTCCATTCAGTGTTGAACGAAGGAGTTGCGCTTCAGACTGCGGCGCTCGCTTACTCAGTTGAGGAAGAAGAATACTCAGTCGCGAATGATGTGTGCTGGTGGGGTGACGCTCTTCTATTTCCTCATATTGTGCGGCTCGCGAGCATGCGAAGAGTGCAGGCGCGGGTGCGTTTTGGCGCGGTGGTGCAGGAGCGTGAAGATCGTTTTGTTCTTTCGGCGCAGGCCAGGGAACAGATTGTAGATATGGTCGCTGAGCTATCGTTCGCTACGGCTGTTGTAGTGGATGGTACGCAGGAGACCAAGCTGGTGGAGGCGCTGTAA
- the udk gene encoding uridine kinase, producing the protein MSNEQPEQLLLPQRPLILGVGGCSGSGKTTLARELTTQLSATLLPLDFYYRCLGHVPPEERALQNFDHPDSLEHKLLAQHIEELAEGRCIERPIYDFTTHTRVPDRTETVVPAPVLIVEGILALHYPHIRNLYDFSIYVNAPNEVCLNRRIYRDMLERGRTEESVRAQFEATARPMAELYVLPSAPHASITVEGTDALDWSIEQVLQRLHQLGLLRTIHYNSRSER; encoded by the coding sequence ATGTCAAACGAACAACCCGAACAACTCCTCCTCCCGCAGCGCCCACTCATTCTAGGAGTGGGTGGCTGTTCCGGCTCCGGGAAGACCACTCTCGCTCGTGAACTGACCACGCAGCTCTCTGCAACGCTGTTGCCGCTGGACTTCTACTATCGCTGTCTTGGCCATGTGCCTCCCGAAGAACGCGCACTCCAGAACTTCGATCACCCAGACTCACTCGAACACAAACTACTCGCCCAGCATATCGAGGAACTCGCCGAAGGTCGCTGCATCGAACGGCCCATCTATGACTTCACCACGCACACTCGCGTGCCTGACCGCACCGAAACCGTCGTGCCCGCTCCGGTGCTCATCGTGGAAGGCATCCTCGCGCTCCACTATCCACATATCAGGAATCTTTACGACTTCAGCATCTACGTCAACGCGCCCAACGAAGTCTGCTTGAACCGTCGCATCTATCGCGACATGCTCGAACGCGGCCGCACCGAAGAGAGCGTCCGGGCCCAGTTTGAAGCCACCGCACGTCCCATGGCCGAACTCTACGTTCTCCCCTCGGCCCCACATGCTTCCATCACTGTTGAAGGAACGGACGCCCTCGACTGGTCAATCGAGCAGGTTTTACAGCGCCTCCACCAGCTTGGTCTCCTGCGTACCATCCACTACAACAGCCGTAGCGAACGATAG